In Brevibacillus brevis, a genomic segment contains:
- a CDS encoding ABC transporter permease, which yields MANTQAQTVPLHVKDEQIISPWREAWRSLRKNKLAMVGLGIILFFIIVAVLAPVIAPYPYDEGELVMKNKPPSGEHWFGTDYNGRDVFSRVVYGARISLWVGTFSVIGSVIAGTILGLLAGFYGKWIDTIISRIFDIMLAFPSILLAIAIVAILGPSLQNALLAIAIINIPTFGRLVRSRVLSLKEEEFVMAARAIGMKDSRILLQHILPNSLAPIIVTGTMGIATAIIEAAALGFLGLGAQPPEPEWGKMLSDSRQYIQKAPWTVIFPGLSIMLTVLGFNLIGDGLRDALDPRMKN from the coding sequence ATGGCAAATACGCAAGCGCAAACAGTGCCGTTGCACGTAAAAGACGAACAAATCATCTCTCCTTGGCGAGAAGCTTGGAGATCGCTCCGAAAGAACAAGCTGGCGATGGTGGGGCTGGGGATCATTCTCTTTTTCATCATCGTCGCGGTCCTTGCCCCGGTGATCGCGCCATATCCCTACGACGAGGGCGAACTGGTGATGAAGAACAAGCCACCTTCAGGGGAGCACTGGTTTGGTACGGATTACAACGGTCGGGATGTGTTCAGCCGTGTCGTATATGGGGCACGCATTTCTCTTTGGGTCGGGACCTTTTCCGTGATCGGTTCCGTCATCGCCGGTACCATTCTCGGGCTCCTGGCGGGGTTCTACGGAAAATGGATCGATACGATCATCTCGCGAATTTTTGACATCATGCTGGCATTTCCCAGCATTCTTCTGGCCATCGCTATCGTCGCCATTTTGGGGCCTTCCCTGCAAAACGCGCTCTTGGCCATCGCGATCATCAACATCCCGACATTCGGGCGGCTGGTTCGCTCGCGGGTCCTCAGCCTGAAGGAAGAGGAATTTGTCATGGCCGCGCGTGCTATCGGGATGAAGGATTCCCGCATTCTGCTTCAGCATATTTTGCCGAACAGCTTGGCGCCAATCATCGTCACCGGCACGATGGGGATCGCCACCGCAATCATCGAGGCAGCGGCTCTTGGCTTCCTTGGCCTGGGAGCCCAACCGCCGGAGCCGGAGTGGGGCAAAATGCTGTCCGATTCCCGACAATACATTCAAAAGGCGCCCTGGACAGTTATTTTCCCAGGCTTGTCGATCATGCTGACGGTACTTGGCTTCAACCTGATCGGGGACGGTCTGCGCGATGCGCTGGATCCGCGCATGAAGAACTAA
- a CDS encoding alpha/beta hydrolase, translating into MERIIPLPDGEQMACMTFGQGRPIVCIHAPCIGSVNFQYQQTLADSYELIIPDLPGHGRSSALAKPYTIHDLATLLHRLLGALGLERPYLLGYSQGAAIALEYALCFPEEISGLILASGFSEVDDLYLHSRFSVAQALATLHGVPLLARSIASSHTDDPQTRDHWIQHASRTDAVTLKQLYAAGHSYRCTQRLHELSMPTLLVYGGEDTRMHPYGQLFRRHLPHAKLIFLPGVPHQVVTKAAASFNQLCRDFVAHEKKRETIPSFT; encoded by the coding sequence ATGGAACGAATCATTCCGCTCCCAGACGGAGAGCAGATGGCCTGCATGACTTTCGGGCAGGGACGGCCGATCGTCTGCATCCATGCCCCTTGCATTGGCTCCGTCAACTTCCAGTATCAACAGACACTCGCAGATAGTTATGAGCTTATCATCCCGGACTTGCCTGGACATGGACGCAGCAGTGCTTTGGCAAAGCCATACACGATCCACGATCTCGCCACCCTCCTACACCGCCTCCTCGGGGCGCTTGGACTTGAACGCCCCTATCTGCTCGGTTACTCGCAAGGAGCTGCGATCGCCCTGGAATACGCCCTCTGTTTTCCCGAAGAGATAAGCGGCCTCATCCTGGCCAGCGGCTTCTCGGAGGTAGACGATCTGTATTTGCACAGCCGCTTCTCCGTCGCACAGGCATTGGCCACCCTGCACGGCGTACCGCTCCTCGCCCGGAGCATTGCGTCCTCCCATACGGACGATCCACAGACGAGAGACCATTGGATCCAGCACGCTTCCCGGACAGACGCCGTCACGCTGAAGCAGCTATATGCAGCCGGCCACTCCTACCGGTGCACGCAACGTCTTCACGAGCTCTCCATGCCGACACTGCTCGTCTACGGCGGGGAGGATACACGTATGCACCCTTACGGACAGCTGTTCCGCCGACATTTGCCGCATGCCAAGCTGATCTTCCTTCCCGGCGTGCCCCATCAGGTCGTCACCAAAGCGGCTGCGTCCTTCAATCAATTGTGCCGCGATTTTGTCGCACATGAAAAAAAGAGGGAAACCATTCCCTCCTTCACGTAG
- a CDS encoding Xaa-Pro peptidase family protein, with the protein MFQERIQKLHDFLTKQGLDAVLITSPKHVYYLTGFFTDPHERFLGLIIPASGEPSLIVPALDREAAAAASSVQNIFTHTDTQNPYDVLKQTLPANLKQLGIEKSHMTVDRYEAVSEAVGASRYVDVEEPLREMRLIKSADEVDRMKHAMRLVEDSLRETLKKVKPGVTEMELVAELEYQMKRLGAEGPSFTSMVLAGEKSALPHGKPGTRQVQEGEVLLFDIGVEANGYVSDITRTFAVGEISEQLREIYETVLAANEAAIAQVRPGVTFAHLDKTARDVIAAKGYGEYFMHRLGHGLGMDVHEYPSVHGENQEKLRAGMVFTIEPGIYVPGVGGVRIEDDVLVTETGVEVLTQFPKQLTVIGK; encoded by the coding sequence ATGTTCCAAGAGCGCATTCAAAAACTGCATGATTTCCTGACGAAGCAAGGGCTTGACGCGGTGTTGATCACCTCTCCCAAACATGTTTATTATTTGACAGGGTTCTTCACCGATCCACATGAGCGTTTTTTGGGGCTGATCATTCCGGCGAGCGGCGAACCTTCGCTGATTGTGCCGGCACTGGATCGTGAGGCGGCTGCGGCAGCATCCTCCGTCCAAAATATCTTCACCCACACGGATACACAAAATCCATACGACGTCTTAAAACAAACGTTGCCTGCCAATCTGAAGCAGCTGGGCATTGAGAAAAGCCATATGACGGTGGATCGTTACGAGGCGGTCAGCGAAGCCGTAGGCGCTTCCCGCTACGTCGATGTGGAGGAGCCGCTGCGTGAAATGCGCTTGATCAAGTCTGCGGATGAAGTCGATCGCATGAAACATGCCATGCGCTTGGTAGAAGACTCCCTTCGCGAAACTTTGAAAAAAGTCAAACCAGGTGTCACGGAGATGGAGCTCGTCGCGGAGCTGGAATACCAAATGAAGCGTCTGGGTGCGGAAGGGCCATCGTTCACCTCGATGGTCTTGGCCGGGGAAAAGTCTGCTCTCCCGCACGGAAAGCCGGGAACGCGCCAGGTACAGGAAGGAGAAGTGCTGCTGTTTGACATCGGCGTAGAGGCAAACGGGTACGTCTCCGACATTACTCGCACGTTTGCGGTGGGAGAGATCAGCGAGCAGCTTCGCGAGATCTATGAGACGGTTCTTGCGGCCAACGAGGCTGCAATCGCCCAAGTTCGTCCGGGCGTGACGTTCGCCCATCTCGACAAGACAGCACGGGACGTGATCGCGGCCAAAGGATACGGTGAATATTTCATGCATCGCCTCGGCCACGGTCTGGGAATGGATGTGCACGAGTACCCTTCCGTCCATGGCGAAAACCAGGAGAAACTGCGTGCAGGCATGGTATTTACCATTGAGCCGGGAATTTACGTGCCGGGCGTAGGCGGGGTGCGGATCGAAGACGACGTGCTCGTGACGGAGACCGGAGTAGAAGTCCTGACCCAGTTCCCGAAACAACTGACGGTCATCGGTAAATAA
- a CDS encoding iron ABC transporter permease, producing MSFSLLSLSLLFALLLSITLAVTLGSVEIRPGTVWKIALTHVPFVGERIEADWSRAQHTIIWEIRFPRVLLAAVVGAGLSVVGVTIQSLVRNSLADPYILGVSSGASVGATLVILFGAFSMYGQYALSAGAFLGSLVSILLIFSLSRLGGQNSTVRLLMAGIAISAVLSAITSLLIFAAPNEHGIRSVLFWMSGSLAGAKWEYLTIPTLVVVACLGVLLVQYRALNAMLMGEESASTLGVNTVRFRKLLLVITALLTGVIVAISGAIGFVGLMMPHIVRVIVGSDHRRVLPVSALLGAIFLIWADALARLSFAPEELPIGIITALCGGPFFIWLMLRSSYSFGGDGR from the coding sequence ATGAGCTTTTCCCTGCTCAGTCTGTCCCTGCTGTTTGCCTTGCTCCTGTCGATTACGCTGGCTGTGACTCTGGGCTCCGTAGAGATACGGCCGGGCACCGTTTGGAAAATTGCCTTGACGCACGTCCCCTTTGTCGGGGAGAGGATCGAAGCCGATTGGTCAAGAGCGCAGCATACGATTATCTGGGAAATTCGCTTCCCGCGCGTCTTGCTGGCAGCAGTGGTGGGAGCCGGGCTGTCCGTGGTGGGGGTGACCATCCAGTCGCTCGTCCGCAACTCCTTGGCTGATCCGTATATCTTGGGGGTTTCTTCAGGCGCATCTGTAGGCGCCACCTTGGTCATCCTGTTCGGGGCGTTTAGCATGTACGGGCAATACGCCTTGTCGGCAGGTGCGTTCCTCGGCTCACTCGTATCGATCCTGCTTATCTTTTCGCTCTCCCGATTGGGGGGACAAAATTCCACGGTCCGTCTGCTGATGGCGGGGATCGCCATCTCGGCCGTTCTGTCAGCGATCACCAGCCTGCTTATCTTCGCGGCGCCGAATGAGCACGGAATCCGGTCTGTGCTGTTCTGGATGAGCGGCAGCCTGGCCGGGGCCAAATGGGAGTATTTGACGATTCCCACCCTGGTGGTTGTGGCCTGCCTTGGAGTGCTGCTCGTGCAATATCGGGCGTTGAACGCCATGCTGATGGGCGAGGAGTCAGCAAGCACGCTCGGGGTGAATACGGTGCGGTTTCGCAAACTGCTGCTGGTGATCACTGCGCTGCTGACCGGCGTCATCGTCGCCATCAGTGGCGCGATCGGCTTCGTCGGATTGATGATGCCGCATATCGTACGGGTCATCGTCGGCTCCGATCATCGCAGGGTATTGCCGGTCAGCGCTTTGCTCGGGGCCATCTTTCTGATCTGGGCCGACGCCTTGGCGAGGCTCTCTTTTGCCCCGGAAGAGCTGCCGATCGGAATCATTACAGCGCTGTGCGGCGGTCCCTTTTTCATCTGGCTGATGCTGCGCAGTTCCTATTCGTTTGGGGGTGACGGCCGATGA
- a CDS encoding ABC transporter ATP-binding protein → MKLAVEDLAVSLAGKHIIRDIGMQVKTGEFVGIIGPNGSGKSTLLRSVYRVSQPSAGWIGLDGEDLYGLSTREVARRMAVVRQESSVEFDFSVLEIVMMGRSVHKRLFQADTALDIGICEDALERVGMRDYGHRSFFSLSGGEKQRVLIARALAQQASFLVLDEPTNHLDIRYQLQVLDLVKALGITVLSALHDLNLAAMYCDRLYVMKDGEIVASGPPDEVLSPGLIRTVFEVEADVIIHPFTGKKHVYFFSQSCRLDLKKQEVGRVR, encoded by the coding sequence ATGAAGCTTGCGGTAGAAGACCTCGCTGTATCGTTGGCGGGCAAGCACATCATCCGGGATATAGGCATGCAGGTGAAGACTGGCGAGTTTGTGGGAATCATCGGGCCAAATGGGAGCGGCAAGTCGACGCTATTGAGAAGCGTTTATCGGGTCTCTCAGCCGTCCGCAGGCTGGATCGGCTTGGATGGAGAGGATTTGTACGGGCTGTCCACGCGGGAAGTCGCCCGGCGGATGGCGGTGGTTCGGCAAGAATCGTCCGTCGAGTTCGACTTTTCGGTGCTGGAAATCGTCATGATGGGGCGTTCTGTGCACAAGCGATTGTTCCAAGCGGATACAGCCCTCGATATCGGGATCTGCGAAGACGCACTGGAAAGGGTGGGCATGCGCGATTATGGCCACCGCAGCTTTTTCTCTCTGTCCGGCGGGGAAAAACAGCGGGTGCTGATCGCCCGGGCACTGGCCCAGCAGGCCTCGTTTCTCGTGCTTGACGAGCCGACCAACCATCTGGATATACGCTACCAGCTGCAGGTCCTGGATTTGGTGAAGGCGCTCGGGATCACGGTATTGTCTGCCTTGCACGACTTGAATTTGGCAGCGATGTACTGCGATCGCCTGTACGTGATGAAGGACGGGGAAATCGTCGCCAGCGGCCCCCCGGACGAGGTGCTGTCCCCTGGACTGATCCGGACGGTCTTCGAGGTCGAGGCCGATGTGATTATCCATCCGTTCACCGGCAAGAAGCACGTGTACTTCTTTTCCCAGTCTTGCCGGCTCGATCTGAAAAAGCAGGAGGTTGGCCGTGTCCGATGA
- a CDS encoding sigma-70 family RNA polymerase sigma factor — MEKLQPTDEAAFEKLMREYGTRVLRLVTFLVKDRSLAEDLTQDVFVKVYRNLPRFRGQSSIHTWIYRIAVNECKGYLRSWSFRRIVPRAWIKREGDVSTEQLVLHQSERDELFFQVQNLPPMYRQVIVLHYYADLSIGEVALVLSVSEGTVRTRLHRARQQLKKQMGEGEEWQWTSTSGSSN; from the coding sequence GTGGAAAAATTGCAACCCACCGACGAAGCGGCCTTTGAAAAGCTCATGCGGGAATACGGGACGCGCGTGCTGCGGCTGGTTACCTTTCTGGTCAAGGACCGAAGTCTGGCGGAGGATCTCACGCAGGACGTATTCGTAAAAGTGTACCGAAATCTGCCCCGTTTTCGTGGACAGAGCAGTATCCATACGTGGATTTACCGGATTGCCGTCAACGAGTGCAAAGGCTATCTGCGCTCCTGGTCCTTTCGCAGAATCGTCCCTCGCGCCTGGATCAAGCGGGAAGGGGATGTCTCGACCGAACAGCTCGTGCTGCACCAGTCGGAGCGGGATGAACTGTTTTTTCAGGTGCAAAATCTTCCGCCGATGTATCGACAGGTGATTGTCCTCCATTATTATGCGGATCTGTCGATTGGCGAAGTCGCGCTTGTGCTGTCCGTGTCCGAGGGGACGGTCCGTACGCGGCTGCATCGAGCCCGGCAGCAGCTGAAAAAACAGATGGGAGAGGGGGAGGAATGGCAATGGACGAGCACAAGCGGATCGAGCAATTGA
- a CDS encoding TetR/AcrR family transcriptional regulator, with translation MPRTGRPRAFNRDEAVVAAMVLFWEYGFESTSLAQLRAAMGNISAASFYAAFESKEALFREVVDRYISTYGHVSESFRDSSLAAKAAIEQGLRRTARFQTENSHPLGCLLVLSAVNCSPEQKHIREMLAKERERVRGWLNDCIERGVSNGELPESTDIPMLVTLFETFLRGISTQARDGVPYEAIDAAITQLMSVWDTVSVKPGKQGGV, from the coding sequence ATGCCACGTACAGGACGCCCCCGCGCATTTAATCGTGACGAGGCCGTTGTCGCCGCCATGGTCCTATTCTGGGAATATGGCTTTGAATCCACTTCACTGGCTCAGCTGCGGGCGGCGATGGGGAATATATCAGCAGCCAGTTTTTACGCGGCGTTCGAATCCAAGGAAGCGTTATTTCGGGAAGTGGTGGATCGATATATATCTACTTATGGACATGTTTCGGAAAGCTTCAGGGATTCCAGTCTGGCAGCGAAAGCAGCCATCGAGCAGGGATTGCGGCGAACGGCACGTTTTCAGACAGAGAACTCCCATCCTTTAGGCTGTCTGTTGGTTTTGTCCGCGGTAAACTGTTCTCCCGAGCAAAAGCACATACGGGAGATGCTCGCTAAGGAACGGGAAAGAGTCCGTGGTTGGCTGAATGATTGTATCGAACGAGGCGTATCCAATGGGGAGTTGCCTGAATCAACGGATATCCCCATGCTGGTTACATTATTTGAAACATTTCTTAGAGGAATTTCGACACAAGCACGGGACGGTGTGCCCTACGAGGCTATTGACGCTGCCATCACTCAACTGATGAGCGTATGGGACACCGTATCTGTTAAGCCGGGCAAGCAGGGGGGCGTTTGA
- a CDS encoding helix-turn-helix domain-containing protein — protein MITFRNKTYRCTSEIVMGLISGKWKISILNHLTKGPVRFNQLQRLLPDTTQRMLTMQLRMLESDGLIIRRVYPVSPPKVEYCLSELGEQMAPMLMMLCEFGTTYIESFPDEVSYINHKHGEAKT, from the coding sequence TTGATCACCTTTAGAAACAAAACCTATCGCTGCACCTCGGAAATTGTAATGGGGTTAATCAGCGGGAAATGGAAAATATCGATTTTAAACCACCTAACCAAGGGCCCGGTACGATTTAATCAGCTTCAACGGCTGCTTCCCGACACGACTCAACGCATGCTTACGATGCAGTTAAGAATGCTGGAAAGCGACGGGCTCATTATTCGCAGGGTTTATCCGGTCTCACCGCCTAAAGTGGAATATTGCTTGTCCGAGCTGGGCGAACAAATGGCTCCGATGCTCATGATGTTATGCGAATTTGGCACCACCTATATCGAGAGCTTTCCCGATGAAGTATCGTATATCAATCATAAGCATGGCGAAGCAAAAACGTAG
- a CDS encoding MFS transporter, whose protein sequence is MTRQQKLLTLNLFLLTFVLGTSEFVMVGLLTEVATDMKIAISVAGSLISAFALSFAIGTPIFTALFSRFSKYPLILALIVVFIIGNMITALSGSYGLLLVSRIITAVVTGVLIALAMAVASETMPLDKRGPVISIIFTGFTVASVLGVPLGTYIGQWGGWHMSYWFTTLLGVVSLVASAATIPRGLQGARSSLKKQIKLFAYPRIVIAFFIPALSIGATYSVYTYLTPLLQDVLFVPARYISLVFLLYGVVSIFSTLIGGKLAARNGLGKIPYVFLAQAVILASLYVSTGSMVGGLVSISFIALVVYLMNSTMQLYFIDWADQHVPEARDLASSLTSVSINVGIAIGSTLGGFVTANIELIDLSWSGGIVAILAALLAFINDRFERRGARNAYKEEDQLRGKTTKEACGSAI, encoded by the coding sequence TTGACTAGGCAACAAAAGCTTCTAACATTGAATTTATTTTTATTGACCTTTGTCCTGGGAACAAGTGAATTCGTGATGGTCGGATTATTAACCGAAGTGGCCACGGACATGAAGATCGCCATATCGGTGGCAGGGTCCCTGATATCGGCTTTTGCCCTATCTTTTGCAATAGGAACACCCATCTTCACGGCGTTGTTCAGTCGATTCTCCAAGTACCCGCTCATCCTTGCTTTGATCGTGGTATTTATTATAGGAAATATGATCACTGCCCTATCCGGATCTTACGGTTTGCTTCTAGTGTCCAGGATCATTACGGCCGTGGTTACCGGCGTGTTGATTGCACTCGCGATGGCAGTTGCCAGCGAGACGATGCCTCTCGACAAAAGGGGGCCGGTGATCTCCATCATCTTTACGGGTTTTACCGTGGCTAGCGTTCTCGGCGTACCCCTGGGGACTTACATCGGGCAATGGGGCGGTTGGCATATGTCCTATTGGTTTACTACGCTATTGGGAGTCGTTTCACTCGTGGCAAGCGCCGCGACCATCCCTAGGGGGCTACAGGGAGCTCGGAGTTCACTCAAGAAACAAATCAAATTATTCGCCTATCCCAGAATTGTGATTGCTTTCTTTATTCCTGCTTTAAGCATTGGAGCAACTTATAGCGTCTATACGTATTTAACCCCTCTGCTCCAAGACGTGCTTTTTGTTCCGGCACGGTATATTAGCCTCGTCTTTTTGCTGTATGGCGTCGTATCTATCTTTAGCACGTTAATCGGAGGAAAGCTGGCTGCTCGCAACGGGCTTGGAAAGATTCCGTATGTATTCCTGGCTCAAGCCGTCATTCTCGCGTCGCTTTATGTTTCCACAGGCTCGATGGTCGGGGGATTGGTAAGCATCTCTTTCATTGCTCTCGTCGTTTATCTCATGAACTCCACGATGCAGCTTTACTTCATTGATTGGGCCGATCAACATGTACCGGAAGCCAGAGACTTGGCTTCGTCTTTAACCTCCGTATCCATCAATGTCGGAATTGCGATTGGATCCACTTTGGGAGGCTTTGTCACGGCAAATATAGAGCTCATCGATCTTTCCTGGTCCGGGGGAATCGTTGCCATTTTGGCAGCTTTGCTGGCTTTCATCAACGATCGTTTCGAGCGACGAGGAGCTCGCAACGCATATAAAGAGGAGGATCAGCTGCGCGGCAAAACGACGAAGGAAGCTTGTGGTTCCGCGATATGA
- a CDS encoding HIT family protein: MCQNQNPIECLGCRLALAIDPVHIIYETKSVTCILDIEPFQEGHTLILPKRHLREWTELDPQTSQAITEAAAIVSKAIQDLYKPDGITICQNGGVFNELGHFHLHVIPRYEGDGFTWSEPVFEHKAGERLAETGRKIVHAIRQLTSEGKS, encoded by the coding sequence ATGTGTCAGAACCAAAACCCGATCGAATGTCTCGGCTGCCGCCTGGCACTGGCCATCGATCCTGTGCACATCATCTATGAAACCAAATCGGTCACCTGTATTCTGGACATCGAGCCCTTTCAAGAAGGGCATACTTTGATCCTCCCCAAACGCCATTTGCGGGAATGGACGGAGCTGGACCCGCAAACTTCGCAAGCCATAACCGAAGCCGCCGCTATCGTTTCCAAAGCGATTCAGGATCTGTACAAACCCGACGGCATTACCATTTGTCAGAATGGCGGCGTGTTTAACGAGCTCGGCCATTTCCATTTGCACGTTATTCCCCGCTACGAGGGCGATGGCTTCACCTGGAGCGAGCCTGTTTTCGAGCATAAAGCCGGGGAAAGGCTCGCCGAAACGGGCCGGAAGATCGTACACGCCATCCGGCAGCTAACCTCTGAGGGAAAATCATGA
- the lepA gene encoding translation elongation factor 4, with product MDRRERQKRIRNFSIIAHIDHGKSTLADRILELTGALSAREMEAQFLDTMELEKERGITIKLNAVRLNYKADNGEEYILHLIDTPGHVDFTYEVSRSLAACEGAILVVDAAQGIEAQTLANVYLALDNNLEIIPVINKIDLPSAEPERVKQEVEDVIGLDASDAVLTSAKAGIGIKDVLEAVVQKVPAPEGDPDAPLQALIFDSYFDAYRGVIASIRVLNGTLRKGMKIKMMATGKSFEVTEIGTSTPRQTPVDELTVGDVGYVAASIKTVGDTRVGDTITDASRPAAEPLPGYRKINPMVFCGLYPIETNEYNDLREALEKLQLNDASLQFEPETSQALGFGFRCGFLGLLHMEIIQERIEREFNINLITTAPSVIYRITQTNGEVYEIDNPSKMPEVQKIEMIEEPYVTATIMVPKEYVGDVMQLCQGKRGDFLDMQYMGENRVQLKYDMPLSEIVYDFFDLLKSGTRGYASFDYELGGYKPSKLVKMDILLNGEMVDALSFIVHKDSAYARGKVICEKLKELIPRQQFEVPIQATIGHKVVARETISALRKNVLAKCYGGDISRKRKLLEKQKEGKKRMKSVGSVEVPQEAFMAVLRMDDKK from the coding sequence ATGGATCGCCGTGAAAGACAGAAAAGGATTCGCAATTTTTCCATCATCGCCCACATCGACCACGGGAAGTCCACGCTGGCTGACCGTATTTTGGAATTGACCGGTGCGCTTTCTGCACGGGAGATGGAAGCCCAGTTTCTAGACACGATGGAGCTGGAAAAAGAGCGCGGCATTACGATCAAGCTGAATGCCGTGCGTTTGAACTATAAAGCGGACAACGGGGAGGAGTACATCCTCCATCTGATCGACACCCCGGGACACGTCGACTTTACGTACGAAGTGTCCCGCAGCCTTGCTGCCTGCGAAGGGGCGATCCTGGTCGTGGACGCAGCGCAGGGGATTGAAGCCCAGACGCTGGCAAACGTCTACCTGGCCTTGGACAACAACCTGGAAATCATTCCGGTCATCAACAAGATCGACCTGCCAAGTGCGGAGCCGGAACGCGTCAAGCAAGAAGTGGAGGACGTCATCGGCCTGGACGCCAGCGATGCCGTGCTGACTTCGGCGAAAGCGGGGATCGGGATCAAGGATGTGCTGGAAGCCGTGGTGCAGAAGGTTCCTGCACCGGAAGGGGATCCGGATGCGCCGCTGCAGGCGTTGATCTTCGACTCGTACTTCGATGCCTACCGCGGGGTGATCGCTTCCATTCGCGTCCTGAACGGAACGCTGCGAAAAGGCATGAAAATCAAGATGATGGCGACCGGCAAGTCGTTCGAGGTGACGGAGATCGGTACATCCACACCGCGCCAGACGCCGGTGGATGAGCTGACAGTCGGGGATGTAGGCTACGTGGCCGCATCCATCAAGACGGTGGGGGATACGCGCGTCGGGGACACCATTACCGATGCCAGCCGTCCCGCAGCCGAGCCGCTGCCAGGGTACCGCAAGATCAACCCGATGGTGTTCTGCGGTTTGTATCCAATCGAAACGAATGAGTACAACGATTTGCGCGAGGCACTGGAAAAGCTGCAGCTAAACGACGCTTCTCTGCAGTTCGAGCCCGAGACGTCGCAGGCGCTCGGCTTTGGCTTCCGCTGCGGGTTCCTCGGCCTGCTGCACATGGAAATCATCCAGGAGCGTATCGAGCGCGAGTTCAACATCAACCTGATCACGACCGCGCCGAGCGTGATCTACCGCATCACCCAGACGAACGGCGAAGTGTACGAGATCGACAATCCGTCCAAGATGCCGGAAGTGCAAAAGATCGAAATGATCGAAGAGCCGTACGTGACAGCGACCATCATGGTGCCGAAGGAGTACGTCGGCGACGTCATGCAGCTTTGCCAGGGCAAGCGCGGCGACTTCCTCGACATGCAGTACATGGGCGAGAACCGCGTGCAGCTCAAGTACGACATGCCGCTCTCCGAGATCGTCTACGACTTTTTTGATCTGCTCAAGTCCGGTACGCGAGGCTACGCTTCGTTCGACTACGAGCTGGGAGGATATAAGCCATCCAAGCTGGTGAAGATGGACATTCTCCTGAACGGAGAGATGGTGGACGCCCTTTCCTTCATCGTGCACAAGGATTCGGCCTACGCACGCGGGAAAGTCATCTGCGAAAAGCTGAAAGAGCTCATTCCGCGCCAGCAATTCGAGGTGCCGATCCAGGCGACCATCGGACACAAAGTGGTCGCCCGCGAGACGATCAGCGCCCTGCGGAAAAACGTACTGGCCAAGTGCTACGGTGGGGACATTTCGCGGAAACGCAAGCTGCTCGAAAAGCAAAAAGAAGGGAAAAAGCGCATGAAATCTGTCGGCTCCGTCGAGGTGCCACAGGAAGCCTTCATGGCTGTTCTGCGCATGGACGATAAGAAGTAG